A genomic segment from Glycine soja cultivar W05 chromosome 20, ASM419377v2, whole genome shotgun sequence encodes:
- the LOC114401326 gene encoding uncharacterized protein LOC114401326, translated as MAASTSPNFTTSLHKNSHKTKFPSLPGKKTLHTKLSFSFSFPFNKSIRVKSIGTAKYDEVVVDEELDKIRRLQNGSDVRGVALEGEKGRTVDLTPPAVEAISESFGEWIIKGLKKEKGYPVENVRVSLGRDPRVTGSKLSVAVFAGLARAGCMVYDMGLATTPACFMSTLLPPFAYDASMMMTASHLPYTRNGLKFFTKRGGLTSTEVEEICEKAARKYANRMAKVSTLLNVLPTKVDFMSTYSMHLREIIKERINHPLHYDTPLQGFQIIVNAGNGSGGFFTWDVLDKLGADTFGSLHLNPDGMFPNHIPNPEDKTAMALTRAAVLQNSADLGIVFDTDVDRSGVVDSKGNPINGDKLIALMSAIVLREHPGSTIVTDARTSMALTRFITDRGGHHCLYRVGYRNVIDKGVHLNNDGIETHLMMETSGHGALKENHFLDDGAYMVVKIIIEMVRMKLAGSNEGIGSLIEDLEEPYESVELRINIISEPRLAKAKGIEAIEIFRNYIEEGRLKGWELDSCGDCWVSEGCLVDTNDTPAPIDAQMYRAKVSNDEHAQHGWVHMRQSIHNPNIAVNLQSSVRGGCLSMARAFRDEFLKASGVHTFLDITQVDKFAENGSKA; from the exons ATGGCTGCTTCTACTTCTCCAAACTTCACAACATCTTTGCATAAGAACTCCCACAAAACAAAGTTTCCTTCTTTACCAGGGAAGAAAACTCTGCACACCAAACTtagtttctcattttcttttccgTTCAATAAATCGATACGTGTGAAATCCATTGGCACGGCGAAGTATGATGAAGTTGTGGTGGATGAAGAGTTGGACAAGATTAGAAGGCTTCAGAATGGTTCAGATGTTAGAGGAGTGGCATTGGAGGGTGAAAAGGGCAGAACAGTTGACCTTACTCCTCCTGCAGTTGAGGCAATATCAGAGAGTTTTGGAGAGTGGATTATCAAAGGTTTAAAGAAGGAAAAAGGATACCCTGTAGAGAATGTTAGAGTGTCTCTCGGGCGTGACCCTCGAGTCACAGGGTCCAAATTGAGCGTCGCAGTCTTTGCAGGTCTGGCTCGCGCCGGTTGCATGGTGTATGATATGGGACTAGCCACCACCCCGGCTTGTTTCATGAGCACTTTGTTGCCTCCATTTGCCTATGATGCTTCAATGATG ATGACAGCTTCTCACTTGCCATACACCAGAAATGGTCTGAAATTTTTTACAAAGAGAGGTGGACTGACTTCAACAGAGGTGGAGGAAATATGTGAAAAAGCTGCTCGTAAATATGCAAATAGGATGGCCAAGGTGTCTACTTTGCTTAATGTTCTTCCAACAAAAGTTGATTTTATGAGCACCTACTCAATGCACCTACGAGAAATCATCAAGGAGAGAATCAATCATCCTTTGCATTATGACACTCCACTCCAGGGATTTCAG ATAATAGTAAATGCTGGAAACGGCTCAGGAGGGTTCTTCACATGGGATGTGTTAGACAAACTTGGTGCAGATACCTTTGGCTCTCTACATCTTAACCCTGATGGAATGTTTCCAAATCACATTCCCAACCCTGAGGACAAAACTGCCATGGCACTCACCAGAGCAGCAGTGCTACAAAACTCAGCTGATCTTGGAATAGTTTTTGACACCGATGTCGACCGAAGCGGCGTGGTTGATAGCAAAGGGAATCCAATAAATGGTGACAAGCTGATTGCTCTCATGTCTGCAATTGTGCTGAGGGAACATCCAGGATCAACCATAGTGACTGATGCTCGTACTAGCATGGCACTCACTAGATTCATAACTGATAGAGGTGGTCACCATTGCCTATACCGTGTCGGATACAGAAATGTCATTGACAAGGGAGTGCATCTTAACAATGACGGAATTGAAACGCATCTTATGATGGAAACATCTGGTCATGGTGCTCTCAAAGAAAATCATTTCCTTGATGACG GGGCTTACATGGTGGTGAAGATTATAATTGAAATGGTTAGGATGAAGCTTGCTGGATCAAATGAAGGGATTGGTAGTCTTATAGAAGATCTTGAAGAACCGTATGAATCAGTGGAACTTAGGATAAATATCATCTCTGAACCTCGACTTGCTAAAGCCAAAGGAATCGAGGCTATTGAAATATTTAGAAATTACATTGAG GAAGGGAGACTTAAAGGGTGGGAGTTAGACTCATGTGGTGATTGTTGGGTGAGTGAAGGGTGCCTTGTAGATACAAATGACACCCCAGCTCCCATTGATGCTCAAATGTACAG GGCAAAAGTATCAAACGATGAGCATGCACAACATGGTTGGGTTCACATGAGGCAGAGTATTCACAACCCAAACATTGCTGTGAACCTGCAATCATCTGTTCGGGGAGGTTGCTTGTCTATGGCAAGAGCTTTTAGAGATGA GTTCCTCAAAGCAAGTGGAGTTCATACATTCCTTGACATTACTCAAGTTGATAAGTTTGCTGAAAATGGCTCCAAAGCCTAA
- the LOC114402525 gene encoding protein C2-DOMAIN ABA-RELATED 7-like isoform X1: MENILGLIKLRIKRGTNLKVCDTRTCDPYVFVTMAEQKLKTGVVKDSINPEWNEELTLYVSNVNIPVHLTVSDKDTFSVDDSMGDAEIDLKPYLQCVKMDLSDLPDSHVVKRVQPDRTNCLAEESSCIWKNGKLIQEMSLRLRNVKSGEITVEIEWVNLPDSKGLSEVEF; encoded by the exons ATGGAGAACATTCTGGGTCTCATCAAACTTCGTATCAAAAGAGGCACTAATCTCAAAGTTTGTGATACTCGTACCTGTGACCCATATGTCTTTGTCACCATGGCCGAACAG AAACTGAAAACTGGTGTTGTGAAAGATAGCATTAATCCAGAGTGGAATGAAGAATTGACACTTTATGTAAGCAATGTTAATATTCCCGTACATCTG ACAGTTTCAGACAAAGACACTTTCTCTGTAGATGACAGCATGGGCGATGCAGAGATAGACTTAAAGCCGTATCTTCAGTGTGTGAAGATGGACTTGAGCGATCTTCCTGATAGCCATGTAGTCAAGAGGGTTCAACCAGATAGGACTAACTGCCTTGCTGAAGAGAGCAGCTGCATATGGAAGAATGGAAAACTCATCCAAGAGATGAGTTTAAGATTGAGAAATGTTAAGTCTGGGGAAATAACTGTGGAAATTGAGTGGGTTAATCTTCCAGATTCAAAGGGCTTATCAGAAGTTGAGTTTTAG
- the LOC114402525 gene encoding protein C2-DOMAIN ABA-RELATED 7-like isoform X2 yields MENILGLIKLRIKRGTNLKVCDTRTCDPYVFVTMAEQKLKTGVVKDSINPEWNEELTLYTVSDKDTFSVDDSMGDAEIDLKPYLQCVKMDLSDLPDSHVVKRVQPDRTNCLAEESSCIWKNGKLIQEMSLRLRNVKSGEITVEIEWVNLPDSKGLSEVEF; encoded by the exons ATGGAGAACATTCTGGGTCTCATCAAACTTCGTATCAAAAGAGGCACTAATCTCAAAGTTTGTGATACTCGTACCTGTGACCCATATGTCTTTGTCACCATGGCCGAACAG AAACTGAAAACTGGTGTTGTGAAAGATAGCATTAATCCAGAGTGGAATGAAGAATTGACACTTTAT ACAGTTTCAGACAAAGACACTTTCTCTGTAGATGACAGCATGGGCGATGCAGAGATAGACTTAAAGCCGTATCTTCAGTGTGTGAAGATGGACTTGAGCGATCTTCCTGATAGCCATGTAGTCAAGAGGGTTCAACCAGATAGGACTAACTGCCTTGCTGAAGAGAGCAGCTGCATATGGAAGAATGGAAAACTCATCCAAGAGATGAGTTTAAGATTGAGAAATGTTAAGTCTGGGGAAATAACTGTGGAAATTGAGTGGGTTAATCTTCCAGATTCAAAGGGCTTATCAGAAGTTGAGTTTTAG